One segment of Candidatus Cloacimonadota bacterium DNA contains the following:
- the frr gene encoding ribosome recycling factor gives MEQLKNQSQEKMQKSFDALLHQFSRVRTGRASASILDDVRINYYGSPTPVKQLCNISIPEPRTIVVQPWDKTTLADIEKAILAANLGITPENDGNVIRLPFQPLTEEKRRDIVKNLKKLAEDARVAIRNIRREANDQAKKMEKDHEISEDEQKKLLKEIQDLTDDWVKKIDEVEKSKEKEIMEV, from the coding sequence ATGGAACAACTCAAAAACCAATCCCAGGAAAAAATGCAGAAGTCCTTCGACGCCTTGCTGCATCAATTCTCCAGGGTTCGCACCGGACGCGCCAGCGCCTCCATCCTCGATGATGTGCGCATCAACTATTACGGCAGCCCCACCCCGGTGAAACAACTCTGCAACATCTCCATCCCGGAGCCCCGCACCATCGTGGTGCAGCCCTGGGACAAAACCACCCTCGCCGACATCGAAAAGGCCATCCTCGCCGCCAACCTGGGCATCACCCCGGAAAATGACGGCAATGTGATCCGCCTGCCTTTCCAGCCCCTCACCGAGGAAAAACGGCGCGACATCGTGAAGAACCTCAAAAAACTTGCCGAAGACGCTCGCGTGGCCATCCGCAACATCCGCCGCGAAGCCAACGACCAGGCCAAAAAAATGGAAAAGGACCACGAGATCAGCGAAGACGAACAAAAAAAACTCCTCAAGGAGATCCAGGATCTCACCGACGACTGGGTGAAGAAGATCGACGAAGTGGAGAAAAGCAAGGAAAAAGAGATCATGGAAGTCTGA
- the pyrH gene encoding UMP kinase yields the protein MTYQPEKIHRLLLKISGEVLAGPRGFGYDDAVIDALTDEIIEARRLGYSIAIVLGGGNIFRGGSWANQSLNRVTLDHIGMLATVQNSLYLAEILNRKNYAAQVFTSFSMDSVAKHYTPRRAFQAMEAGNICLLSGGTGNPFFTTDTAAILRACELKLDIVFKGTKVDGLYSADPQIDPQAEFIADATYDQCLEQKLGVMDMTAFSLARANALPIKIFNIGKPGGLCQAISSPGHGTYIHP from the coding sequence ATGACCTACCAACCGGAAAAGATCCACCGCCTGCTGCTGAAGATCAGCGGTGAAGTGCTCGCCGGACCCCGGGGATTTGGCTACGACGACGCCGTGATCGATGCCCTCACCGACGAGATCATCGAAGCCCGGCGCCTTGGCTACAGCATCGCCATCGTTTTGGGCGGGGGAAACATCTTCCGCGGCGGAAGCTGGGCCAATCAGAGCCTCAACCGCGTTACCCTCGACCATATCGGCATGCTCGCCACCGTGCAGAATTCCCTCTATCTGGCCGAGATCCTTAACCGCAAGAACTATGCCGCCCAGGTCTTCACCAGCTTCAGCATGGACAGCGTGGCCAAGCATTACACGCCCCGGCGCGCCTTTCAGGCCATGGAAGCCGGCAATATCTGCCTCCTCAGCGGTGGGACGGGAAACCCGTTTTTCACCACCGACACCGCGGCCATCCTGCGCGCCTGCGAGCTCAAGCTGGATATCGTCTTCAAGGGCACCAAAGTCGACGGCCTCTACAGCGCCGATCCCCAGATCGACCCCCAGGCCGAATTCATCGCCGACGCCACTTACGACCAGTGTCTGGAACAGAAACTGGGCGTGATGGACATGACCGCCTTTTCCCTCGCCCGCGCCAACGCGCTGCCGATCAAGATCTTCAACATCGGCAAGCCCGGCGGGCTCTGCCAGGCCATTTCCAGCCCCGGCCACGGCACCTATATCCATCCCTGA
- the tsf gene encoding translation elongation factor Ts translates to MIEVTAKMVKELRDRTGVGMMECRKALLESNGDVDAAIKFLRERGISKAEGKALRETKEGIIFSYIHFNGRLGVLLELNCESDFVARTDEFKQLAEELALQIAATNPLAISADQIDPEVIAKEREIARNKALNDGKKPEIVDMIVEGSIKKYCSEHSLLEQELVNETGRTVKDMLTEAIARTGENIQIARFTRFALGGE, encoded by the coding sequence ATGATAGAAGTCACCGCCAAAATGGTAAAAGAACTGCGCGACAGAACGGGCGTGGGCATGATGGAATGCCGCAAGGCCCTGCTCGAGTCCAACGGCGACGTCGATGCCGCCATCAAATTCCTGCGCGAGCGCGGAATTTCCAAAGCCGAGGGCAAGGCCCTCCGCGAGACCAAGGAAGGGATCATCTTTTCCTATATCCACTTCAACGGCAGGCTGGGCGTGCTGCTGGAGCTGAACTGCGAAAGCGATTTCGTGGCCCGCACCGACGAGTTCAAGCAGCTCGCCGAAGAGCTGGCCCTGCAGATCGCCGCCACCAATCCCCTGGCCATTTCCGCCGATCAGATCGATCCTGAAGTGATCGCCAAAGAGCGCGAGATCGCCCGCAACAAGGCCCTCAACGACGGCAAGAAACCCGAGATCGTGGATATGATCGTGGAAGGCAGCATCAAAAAGTACTGCTCCGAGCATTCCCTGCTGGAACAGGAACTGGTGAACGAAACCGGCCGCACCGTGAAAGACATGCTCACCGAGGCCATCGCCCGCACCGGCGAAAACATCCAGATCGCCCGCTTCACGCGCTTCGCCTTGGGTGGAGAATAA
- the rpsB gene encoding 30S ribosomal protein S2: MSVVSMKQLLEAGVHFGHQTFKWNPKMKKYIFIKRNGIHIIDLKQTVDAINEAYQFLKEIANRQEYILFVGTKKQAQAAIREAAEKSGVFYVNQRWYGGMLTNMATIRKSIEKMKYYEDIVADGTINNYTKLEQQKMKRMHDKIEFSLGGIRDMDAVPGAIFIVDTGHEEIAVHEARILGVPIIAMVDTNCDPDLIDYVIPSNDDATRAIQLISDVMANAVLEGKNIATEGADTQEEAPAEYIPETVEIAAAPVQSEEPAEQSGEETAAEAPAEEEK; this comes from the coding sequence ATGTCCGTAGTTTCAATGAAACAACTACTGGAAGCGGGAGTCCACTTCGGCCATCAGACCTTCAAGTGGAACCCGAAGATGAAGAAGTACATCTTCATCAAGCGCAACGGTATTCACATCATTGACCTCAAGCAGACCGTTGACGCGATCAATGAGGCCTACCAATTTTTGAAGGAAATTGCCAACCGCCAGGAGTACATCCTCTTCGTGGGCACCAAAAAACAGGCCCAGGCTGCCATCCGGGAAGCCGCTGAAAAATCAGGCGTCTTCTACGTGAACCAGCGCTGGTACGGCGGCATGCTCACAAACATGGCCACCATCCGCAAAAGCATCGAAAAGATGAAATACTACGAGGATATCGTGGCCGATGGCACCATCAACAACTACACCAAGCTCGAGCAGCAAAAGATGAAACGCATGCACGACAAGATCGAATTCTCCCTGGGCGGGATCCGTGATATGGACGCCGTTCCCGGGGCCATCTTCATCGTTGACACCGGCCATGAAGAGATCGCCGTGCACGAAGCGCGAATCCTGGGTGTGCCCATCATTGCCATGGTGGACACCAACTGTGATCCCGACCTGATCGACTATGTGATCCCCTCGAACGATGACGCCACCCGCGCCATTCAGCTGATCTCAGATGTGATGGCCAACGCCGTGCTCGAAGGCAAGAACATCGCCACCGAAGGAGCCGACACCCAGGAAGAGGCACCGGCCGAATACATCCCCGAAACCGTGGAGATCGCCGCCGCGCCAGTTCAGTCTGAAGAGCCCGCAGAGCAATCTGGGGAAGAAACTGCAGCCGAAGCCCCCGCGGAAGAGGAAAAATAA
- the rpsI gene encoding 30S ribosomal protein S9, producing MSMQTYDAVGRRKNAVARVRIAPGTGKRIINKVQMKKYLQRETLEMVVEQPLQELGMSENFDVYVNVSGGGLSGQAGAIRHGISRALIEYDEKFRPALKARGFLTRDPRMVERKKSGRPKARKRFQFSKR from the coding sequence ATGAGCATGCAAACTTATGATGCAGTTGGCAGAAGGAAAAACGCCGTGGCCCGCGTCCGGATCGCACCCGGAACCGGCAAGCGCATCATCAACAAGGTGCAGATGAAGAAATACCTGCAGCGCGAAACACTGGAAATGGTTGTGGAACAGCCTCTCCAGGAGCTTGGCATGAGCGAGAATTTCGACGTTTATGTCAATGTCTCCGGCGGTGGCCTCAGCGGCCAGGCCGGCGCCATTCGCCACGGTATTTCCCGCGCCCTGATCGAGTATGATGAAAAATTCCGTCCCGCCCTCAAAGCCCGCGGCTTCCTCACTCGCGATCCCCGCATGGTGGAGCGCAAAAAGAGCGGAAGGCCGAAAGCCAGAAAGAGATTCCAGTTCTCCAAACGTTGA
- the rplM gene encoding 50S ribosomal protein L13, with product MKTLTPKPDDIKRAWYVVDATDLPLGRLSTRVASILCGKNKPYYVRNIDTGDYVIVINADKVRVTGLKSLQKIYKTYSGYPSGLKEIPYQKMLEKHPTQIIEHAVRGMMPKTVLGDAMFKKLKVYTGTEHPHEAQKPVELNLKEK from the coding sequence ATGAAAACCCTCACTCCGAAGCCCGACGACATCAAGCGCGCCTGGTATGTGGTCGACGCCACGGATCTGCCTTTGGGACGTCTTTCCACGCGGGTGGCCTCCATCCTCTGCGGCAAGAACAAGCCCTACTACGTGCGCAATATCGACACCGGCGATTACGTGATCGTGATCAACGCCGACAAGGTGCGCGTGACCGGCCTGAAAAGCCTGCAGAAGATCTACAAGACCTACAGCGGCTATCCCAGCGGACTCAAGGAGATCCCGTATCAAAAAATGCTTGAAAAGCATCCCACCCAGATCATCGAGCACGCCGTGCGCGGCATGATGCCCAAGACCGTTCTGGGAGATGCCATGTTCAAGAAACTCAAAGTCTACACCGGAACAGAGCATCCCCACGAAGCCCAAAAACCGGTGGAACTCAACCTCAAGGAGAAATGA
- a CDS encoding Nif3-like dinuclear metal center hexameric protein produces the protein MQISELLARLETKAPASLALEWDNVGLLLGDATRSFQKALITLDVTPNAVHKALEIGADLILSHHPLIFRPLKRFSDPLLLKLAEHRIAVICLHTNLDVAADGVNQALAEKLGLQVTELLSSEQGGKWYHLSVTVPIGHTNKVAEAVFAAGGGRIGNYRSCSARHHVTGTFEAGESAKPFIPGVLGQTRTTVSEEELEFMVNEASLRNVLAAVKNSHPYETPLVYWFPVASPDPGHGLGLIGKLPSSLSLSEITKLVSERLRCPRPRLWTAGVEPGSRISRIAVCGGAGASVLPNAEGRAELFISGDLGYHVLLESGIPVIDAGHFFTEYPVLETLRRWLVGWDLPCEVLPLEEHEYWRQLLEPATIPTAE, from the coding sequence ATGCAGATATCGGAATTGCTGGCCCGGCTGGAAACCAAGGCGCCGGCTTCCCTGGCCTTGGAATGGGACAACGTAGGCCTGCTGCTGGGGGATGCGACAAGAAGTTTTCAGAAAGCCCTGATAACCCTGGATGTCACTCCCAACGCGGTGCACAAAGCTTTGGAGATCGGGGCGGACCTGATCCTGTCCCACCATCCGCTGATCTTCCGGCCCCTCAAGCGCTTCAGCGATCCTTTGCTGCTCAAGCTGGCCGAACACAGGATCGCCGTGATCTGCCTGCACACCAATCTGGATGTGGCGGCGGATGGCGTGAACCAGGCCCTGGCAGAGAAACTGGGATTGCAGGTTACGGAATTGCTCAGCAGCGAACAGGGAGGCAAGTGGTATCATCTTTCCGTAACCGTGCCGATCGGGCACACGAACAAGGTGGCGGAGGCGGTGTTCGCGGCTGGAGGCGGCAGGATCGGCAACTACAGATCCTGTTCGGCCCGCCACCATGTAACCGGCACCTTTGAAGCCGGCGAGAGCGCCAAACCCTTCATCCCCGGTGTCTTGGGCCAGACCCGGACCACCGTCTCGGAGGAAGAGCTGGAGTTCATGGTGAACGAGGCCTCTCTGCGCAACGTGCTCGCGGCCGTAAAAAACAGCCATCCCTACGAGACCCCGCTGGTTTACTGGTTTCCGGTGGCCAGCCCCGATCCCGGCCACGGCCTGGGTTTGATCGGCAAACTGCCGTCCAGCCTGAGTTTGAGCGAGATCACCAAACTGGTCTCAGAGCGCTTGCGCTGTCCGCGGCCGCGTCTGTGGACCGCGGGAGTGGAGCCCGGATCCAGGATCAGCCGGATCGCCGTCTGCGGCGGGGCCGGGGCCTCCGTGCTGCCAAACGCTGAGGGCCGCGCGGAGCTGTTCATCAGCGGCGACCTGGGCTATCACGTGCTGCTGGAATCGGGCATTCCAGTGATCGACGCCGGGCATTTCTTCACCGAATATCCCGTGCTGGAAACGCTGCGGCGCTGGCTGGTCGGCTGGGACCTGCCCTGTGAGGTCCTGCCCCTGGAAGAGCACGAATACTGGCGGCAGCTGCTGGAGCCCGCGACGATCCCCACAGCAGAATGA
- a CDS encoding PorT family protein: MKKVLIVLAALLLLAGVAQAKLIYGLRSGLNVSKLELSLDGSIDTRSALGLHIGGFIQLKTDSPLIIQPELLYTQKGTGANVDDVVTIDYIALPVLLKLNVLIPGVQDLYLQPLIAPEMGYAIKATSTYNPLFHESVNKLNAGFNLGADLIYTEDYFLGLRYYLGMTDLLSSAKRPPISNTCWTISVGYMF; the protein is encoded by the coding sequence ATGAAAAAAGTATTGATCGTTTTGGCTGCGCTGCTGCTGCTCGCTGGCGTGGCTCAGGCCAAGCTGATTTATGGACTGCGGTCCGGCCTCAACGTTTCCAAGCTGGAGCTCAGCTTAGACGGCAGCATCGACACCCGCAGCGCCCTGGGCCTGCACATCGGTGGCTTCATCCAGCTCAAGACAGATTCGCCGCTCATCATCCAGCCGGAATTGCTCTACACTCAAAAAGGCACCGGCGCTAACGTTGACGACGTGGTCACCATCGACTACATTGCCCTGCCGGTGCTGCTAAAACTGAACGTGCTGATCCCCGGCGTCCAGGACCTCTACCTGCAGCCGTTGATCGCGCCGGAAATGGGCTATGCCATCAAAGCCACCTCCACCTACAATCCTCTCTTCCACGAAAGTGTGAACAAACTCAACGCCGGCTTCAACCTCGGCGCCGACCTCATCTATACCGAAGACTACTTCCTGGGCCTGCGCTACTATCTGGGCATGACCGACCTGCTCAGCAGTGCCAAACGTCCTCCCATTTCCAACACCTGCTGGACCATCAGCGTGGGATACATGTTCTAA